A genomic segment from Gossypium hirsutum isolate 1008001.06 chromosome D04, Gossypium_hirsutum_v2.1, whole genome shotgun sequence encodes:
- the LOC107898922 gene encoding protein LNK1 isoform X2 — protein sequence MDMEGMSDLYMYELEDNVWDDFGATDDHIVPHTADEYGGRKKPRYEVLGVTSDADSRKKFGILREKEKGLHILTKNRMLEKDPWSRIHDSLFPTSGDNDSLKDGTSMASDDPRMSSHGLETGNIDSVGSDLCADDPILVDKCAPEDNNDYHFPLNHITAADDDLRFFNNNHEDKENSDLLYYGWGDIGNFEDVDRMFRSCDSTFGLGSLSNEDDMCWFSSSQVAEGSQGALKADAKLNGLQECPTSRSASAGLATVDSIKKSEFLNEKITSVNMSSDNAGLAHLSSVHVPYKESESKDGSTPSEQISPQEKHSKQHRASGERKDQHLENGGSFTQYGNIKQFADAKHPFSNSSCQLFSSLDFQRSKLNDGPDSVNYRQTNIPYMHLSYSGSLNQVSICPTVSSAKSENNGQSSSKNESSYASNKVHSIDSSHGPLFEAPAIITNEKRGKPHRRQDTEIPLNRNVKQAKIDTRMAFCDPVTIQKQVCQSEQDEGHSEVEGVSVGNPAELDSSNVRESSCEFSPFDEVSLEATSFRRLQQVMEKLDIRTKLCIRDSLYRLARSAEQRHNCTKTKSGISDGNDGSGSSASEETNRCTGFMDMETDTNPIDRSIAHLLFHRPSDPSQRPVTDTALLKSHGKIHGSITNPPLMMPEKHIGHEETDAGSDKKVPTNSNSR from the exons ATGGATATGGAAGGCATGTCTGACTTGTACATGTATGAG CTTGAAGATAATGTTTGGGATGATTTTGGTGCTACCGATGATCATATAGTGCCTCATACTGCTGATGAATATGGAGGTAGAAAAAAACCACGatatgaagtgcttggagttacTAGTGATGCTGATAGTAGGAAGAAATTTGGTATTTTGAGGGAGAAGGAGAAAG GCTTACATATTTTGACCAAGAACAGAATGTTAGAAAAGGATCCGTGGTCTCGCATTCATGATAGCTTGTTTCCCACTTCAGGTGATAATGACTCACTCAAAGATGGAACAAGCATGGCTTCTGATGATCCCAGGATGTCCAGCCATGGTCTTGAAACTGGAAATATAGATTCAGTTGGAAGTGACCTATGTGCCGATGATCCTATCTTGGTTGACAAGTGTGCCCCAGAGGACAATAATGATTACCATTTTCCACTAAATCACATAACTGCAGCTGATGATGATCTTAGGTTTTTCAATAATAATCACGAGGACAAAGAAAATAGTGATCTTTTATATTATGGTTGGGGAGACATTGGGAATTTTGAGGATGTTGACAGGATGTTCAG AAGTTGTGATTCAACATTTGGGTTGGGGAGTCTCAGTAATGAAGATGATATGTGCTGGTTTTCATCTTCACAAGTGGCAGAAGGATCTCAAGGTGCATTGAAGGCTGATGCTAAACTGAATGGCTTACAAGAGTGCCCAACTTCTAGGTCAGCAAGTGCAGGTCTGGCAACTGTTGACTCCATCAAGAAAAGTGAATTTCTAAATGAAAAAATAACTTCTGTAAATATGAGCAGTGATAATGCTGGTCTTGCTCACTTGTCTTCTGTGCATGTACCCTATAAAGAATCTGAAAGTAAGGATGGGTCGACGCCCAGTGAGCAG ATCAGTCCACAAGAAAAGCATTCAAAGCAACATAGAGCGTCAGGAGAACGAAAAGATCAACATCTGGAAAATGGTGGTTCTTTTACCCAATATGGTAACATCAAGCAGTTTGCAGATGCAAAGCACCCCTTTAGCAATTCATCCTGTCAACTCTTCTCCTCCTTGGATTTTCAGCGGAGCAAACTAAACGATGGACCTGATTCTGTGAATTACAGACAGACAAATATTCCTTATATGCATCTCAGCTATAGTGGTTCTTTGAATCAAGTTTCAATCTGTCCAACTGTGTCTAGTGCCAAATCTGAAAATAATGGCCAATCATCTTCAAAAAATGAGTCATCTTATGCATCAAATAAGGTACATTCGATAGACAGTTCTCATGGTCCTTTGTTTGAGGCTCCTGCTATTATAACAAATGAGAAGAGGGGAAAGCCACATCGCCGACAAGATACAGAAATCCCACTTAACAGGAATGTCAAACAAGCAAAAATTGATACTCGGATGGCATTCTGTGATCCAGTTACTATTCAAAAGCAGGTCTGTCAGTCTGAACAGGATGAAGGTCATAGTGAAGTTGAAGGAGTTAGTGTAGGAAATCCAGCAGAACTAGATTCTTCAAATGTAAGGGAGAGCTCTTgtgaattttctccttttgatgaAGTCTCGCTAGAAGCAACTAGTTTTCGGCGGCTTCAACAAGTCATGGAAAAG CTGGATATCAGGACAAAACTGTGCATACGGGATAGTTTGTATCGTTTGGCTAGGAGTGCCGAACAAAGGCATAATTGCACAAAAACAAAAAGTGGCATCAGTGATGGTAATGATGGAAGTGGTTCATCAGCGTCCGAAGAAACAAACAG GTGCACTGGGTTTATGGATATGGAAACTGACACAAACCCTATAGATAGATCCATAGCACACCTACTATTTCACAGGCCTTCAGATCCATCTCAAAGGCCAGTTACTGATACTGCATTGTTGAAGTCTCATGGCAAG ATTCATGGCTCTATCACGAATCCACCTCTGATGATGCCTGAAAAACACATTGGCCACGAAGAAACTGATGCCGGTTCAGATAAAAAAGTGCCAACAAACAGTAACAGCAGGTAA
- the LOC107898921 gene encoding uncharacterized protein, with protein sequence MSLSLLQGYSSAEDEETAEPDHIHYDDSSDDDDYGGGGGIKNHSAAPKRYDSSVFDFPDSSRKSDLPSAFDAFSQVSGPPEFLNHAVEEPISAGDAAQQQGRRSDRKDFKDKKDRPSGAVVEAKAQLVGIHERVRSDIEGSKPPASGVPSTKQDGAKRVTSATNPNAEDAAELLRMCLQCGIPKTYSSARGMVCPVCGDRPLADADKDSKKKGSTIKDKEKSKRMKGQSSHATWKSETEMQLRQQFD encoded by the exons ATGAGCCTCTCTCTCCTTCAAGGCTATTCTTCAGCCGAAGATGAAGAAACGGCTGAGCCCGACCATATTCATTATGACGACTCTTCCGACGACGACGACTACGGCGGCGGCGGTGGTATTAAAAACCATTCCGCCGCTCCCAAGCGATATGACTCCTCCGTCTTTGATTTCCCCGATTCCTCCCGTAAATCCGATCTTCCTTCTGCATTCGACGCTTTTTCGCag GTTTCAGGGCCACCAGAGTTTTTAAACCATGCGGTTGAGGAACCGATTTCAGCAGGTGATGCTGCCCAACAGCAAGGAAGGCGCAGTGACCGGAAGGATTTCAAAGATAAGAAGGATAGGCCTTCTG GTGCTGTGGTAGAAGCAAAAGCTCAGCTTGTTGGAATCCATGAGCGAGTAAGAAGTGATATCGAGGGTAGCAAGCCTCCTGCTTCAGGAGTTCCAAGCACCAAACAGGATGGAGCAAAGAGGGTCACATCTGCAACAAATCCAAATGCGGAAGATGCTGCAGAGCTCTTGAG GATGTGCCTACAATGCGGAATACCAAAGACGTACTCCAGTGCTAGAGGAATGGTCTGTCCGGTGTGTGGAGATCGTCCTCTTGCAGATGCCGATAAAGACTCCAAGAAGAAGGGGTCAACTATCAAAGACAAAGAGAAAAGTAAGAGAATGAAGGGTCAGTCATCTCATGCAACCTGGAAGAGTGAAACAGAGATGCAGCTCAGGCAACAATTTGACTAG
- the LOC107898922 gene encoding protein LNK1 isoform X1, whose translation MDMEGMSDLYMYELEDNVWDDFGATDDHIVPHTADEYGGRKKPRYEVLGVTSDADSRKKFGILREKEKGLHILTKNRMLEKDPWSRIHDKGLHILTKNRMLEKDPWSRIHDSLFPTSGDNDSLKDGTSMASDDPRMSSHGLETGNIDSVGSDLCADDPILVDKCAPEDNNDYHFPLNHITAADDDLRFFNNNHEDKENSDLLYYGWGDIGNFEDVDRMFRSCDSTFGLGSLSNEDDMCWFSSSQVAEGSQGALKADAKLNGLQECPTSRSASAGLATVDSIKKSEFLNEKITSVNMSSDNAGLAHLSSVHVPYKESESKDGSTPSEQISPQEKHSKQHRASGERKDQHLENGGSFTQYGNIKQFADAKHPFSNSSCQLFSSLDFQRSKLNDGPDSVNYRQTNIPYMHLSYSGSLNQVSICPTVSSAKSENNGQSSSKNESSYASNKVHSIDSSHGPLFEAPAIITNEKRGKPHRRQDTEIPLNRNVKQAKIDTRMAFCDPVTIQKQVCQSEQDEGHSEVEGVSVGNPAELDSSNVRESSCEFSPFDEVSLEATSFRRLQQVMEKLDIRTKLCIRDSLYRLARSAEQRHNCTKTKSGISDGNDGSGSSASEETNRCTGFMDMETDTNPIDRSIAHLLFHRPSDPSQRPVTDTALLKSHGKIHGSITNPPLMMPEKHIGHEETDAGSDKKVPTNSNSR comes from the exons ATGGATATGGAAGGCATGTCTGACTTGTACATGTATGAG CTTGAAGATAATGTTTGGGATGATTTTGGTGCTACCGATGATCATATAGTGCCTCATACTGCTGATGAATATGGAGGTAGAAAAAAACCACGatatgaagtgcttggagttacTAGTGATGCTGATAGTAGGAAGAAATTTGGTATTTTGAGGGAGAAGGAGAAAGGCTTACATATTTTGACCAAGAACAGAATGTTAGAAAAGGATCCGTGGTCTCGCATTCATGATAAAGGCTTACATATTTTGACCAAGAACAGAATGTTAGAAAAGGATCCGTGGTCTCGCATTCATGATAGCTTGTTTCCCACTTCAGGTGATAATGACTCACTCAAAGATGGAACAAGCATGGCTTCTGATGATCCCAGGATGTCCAGCCATGGTCTTGAAACTGGAAATATAGATTCAGTTGGAAGTGACCTATGTGCCGATGATCCTATCTTGGTTGACAAGTGTGCCCCAGAGGACAATAATGATTACCATTTTCCACTAAATCACATAACTGCAGCTGATGATGATCTTAGGTTTTTCAATAATAATCACGAGGACAAAGAAAATAGTGATCTTTTATATTATGGTTGGGGAGACATTGGGAATTTTGAGGATGTTGACAGGATGTTCAG AAGTTGTGATTCAACATTTGGGTTGGGGAGTCTCAGTAATGAAGATGATATGTGCTGGTTTTCATCTTCACAAGTGGCAGAAGGATCTCAAGGTGCATTGAAGGCTGATGCTAAACTGAATGGCTTACAAGAGTGCCCAACTTCTAGGTCAGCAAGTGCAGGTCTGGCAACTGTTGACTCCATCAAGAAAAGTGAATTTCTAAATGAAAAAATAACTTCTGTAAATATGAGCAGTGATAATGCTGGTCTTGCTCACTTGTCTTCTGTGCATGTACCCTATAAAGAATCTGAAAGTAAGGATGGGTCGACGCCCAGTGAGCAG ATCAGTCCACAAGAAAAGCATTCAAAGCAACATAGAGCGTCAGGAGAACGAAAAGATCAACATCTGGAAAATGGTGGTTCTTTTACCCAATATGGTAACATCAAGCAGTTTGCAGATGCAAAGCACCCCTTTAGCAATTCATCCTGTCAACTCTTCTCCTCCTTGGATTTTCAGCGGAGCAAACTAAACGATGGACCTGATTCTGTGAATTACAGACAGACAAATATTCCTTATATGCATCTCAGCTATAGTGGTTCTTTGAATCAAGTTTCAATCTGTCCAACTGTGTCTAGTGCCAAATCTGAAAATAATGGCCAATCATCTTCAAAAAATGAGTCATCTTATGCATCAAATAAGGTACATTCGATAGACAGTTCTCATGGTCCTTTGTTTGAGGCTCCTGCTATTATAACAAATGAGAAGAGGGGAAAGCCACATCGCCGACAAGATACAGAAATCCCACTTAACAGGAATGTCAAACAAGCAAAAATTGATACTCGGATGGCATTCTGTGATCCAGTTACTATTCAAAAGCAGGTCTGTCAGTCTGAACAGGATGAAGGTCATAGTGAAGTTGAAGGAGTTAGTGTAGGAAATCCAGCAGAACTAGATTCTTCAAATGTAAGGGAGAGCTCTTgtgaattttctccttttgatgaAGTCTCGCTAGAAGCAACTAGTTTTCGGCGGCTTCAACAAGTCATGGAAAAG CTGGATATCAGGACAAAACTGTGCATACGGGATAGTTTGTATCGTTTGGCTAGGAGTGCCGAACAAAGGCATAATTGCACAAAAACAAAAAGTGGCATCAGTGATGGTAATGATGGAAGTGGTTCATCAGCGTCCGAAGAAACAAACAG GTGCACTGGGTTTATGGATATGGAAACTGACACAAACCCTATAGATAGATCCATAGCACACCTACTATTTCACAGGCCTTCAGATCCATCTCAAAGGCCAGTTACTGATACTGCATTGTTGAAGTCTCATGGCAAG ATTCATGGCTCTATCACGAATCCACCTCTGATGATGCCTGAAAAACACATTGGCCACGAAGAAACTGATGCCGGTTCAGATAAAAAAGTGCCAACAAACAGTAACAGCAGGTAA
- the LOC107898920 gene encoding dihydroneopterin aldolase 2, with amino-acid sequence MAASSCETTGNGIPTGDKLILRGLKFHGFHGVKSEEKKLGQKFLVDVDAWMDLRNAGKSDLLSDTISYTDIYRIVKEVVEGQSRDLLESVAQIVASKIFTNHSQISAVRVKVGKPHVAVHGSLDYLGVEIIRYRSIDVSN; translated from the exons ATGGCTGCATCCAGTTGCG AGACAACTGGAAATGGGATACCAACAGGAGATAAACTCATATTGAGGGGCTTGaaatttcatggtttccatggggTAAAGTCTGAAGAAAAAAAACTGGGTCAGAAGTTCTTGGTTGATGTAGATGCCTGGATGGATCTTCGGAATGCCGGTAAATCCGACCTTTTATCTGATACCATTAGCTACACTGATATTTACCG TATAGTGAAGGAAGTTGTGGAAGGGCAATCTCGTGATCTTTTGGAATCAGTGGCTCAAATTGTTGCATCAAAAATCTTTACAAATCACTCTCAAATATCGGCTGTTAGAGTGAAAGTTGGTAAGCCTCATGTTGCTGTTCACGGTTCTCTTGACTACCTTGGCGTTGAGATTATAAGATATAGAAGCATTGATGTTTCTAATTGA
- the LOC107898922 gene encoding protein LNK1 isoform X3, with translation MDMEGMSDLYMYELEDNVWDDFGATDDHIVPHTADEYGGRKKPRYEVLGVTSDADSRKKFGILREKEKGLHILTKNRMLEKDPWSRIHDKGLHILTKNRMLEKDPWSRIHDSLFPTSGDNDSLKDGTSMASDDPRMSSHGLETGNIDSVGSDLCADDPILVDKCAPEDNNDYHFPLNHITAADDDLRFFNNNHEDKENSDLLYYGWGDIGNFEDVDRMFRSCDSTFGLGSLSNEDDMCWFSSSQVAEGSQGALKADAKLNGLQECPTSRSASAESESKDGSTPSEQISPQEKHSKQHRASGERKDQHLENGGSFTQYGNIKQFADAKHPFSNSSCQLFSSLDFQRSKLNDGPDSVNYRQTNIPYMHLSYSGSLNQVSICPTVSSAKSENNGQSSSKNESSYASNKVHSIDSSHGPLFEAPAIITNEKRGKPHRRQDTEIPLNRNVKQAKIDTRMAFCDPVTIQKQVCQSEQDEGHSEVEGVSVGNPAELDSSNVRESSCEFSPFDEVSLEATSFRRLQQVMEKLDIRTKLCIRDSLYRLARSAEQRHNCTKTKSGISDGNDGSGSSASEETNRCTGFMDMETDTNPIDRSIAHLLFHRPSDPSQRPVTDTALLKSHGKIHGSITNPPLMMPEKHIGHEETDAGSDKKVPTNSNSR, from the exons ATGGATATGGAAGGCATGTCTGACTTGTACATGTATGAG CTTGAAGATAATGTTTGGGATGATTTTGGTGCTACCGATGATCATATAGTGCCTCATACTGCTGATGAATATGGAGGTAGAAAAAAACCACGatatgaagtgcttggagttacTAGTGATGCTGATAGTAGGAAGAAATTTGGTATTTTGAGGGAGAAGGAGAAAGGCTTACATATTTTGACCAAGAACAGAATGTTAGAAAAGGATCCGTGGTCTCGCATTCATGATAAAGGCTTACATATTTTGACCAAGAACAGAATGTTAGAAAAGGATCCGTGGTCTCGCATTCATGATAGCTTGTTTCCCACTTCAGGTGATAATGACTCACTCAAAGATGGAACAAGCATGGCTTCTGATGATCCCAGGATGTCCAGCCATGGTCTTGAAACTGGAAATATAGATTCAGTTGGAAGTGACCTATGTGCCGATGATCCTATCTTGGTTGACAAGTGTGCCCCAGAGGACAATAATGATTACCATTTTCCACTAAATCACATAACTGCAGCTGATGATGATCTTAGGTTTTTCAATAATAATCACGAGGACAAAGAAAATAGTGATCTTTTATATTATGGTTGGGGAGACATTGGGAATTTTGAGGATGTTGACAGGATGTTCAG AAGTTGTGATTCAACATTTGGGTTGGGGAGTCTCAGTAATGAAGATGATATGTGCTGGTTTTCATCTTCACAAGTGGCAGAAGGATCTCAAGGTGCATTGAAGGCTGATGCTAAACTGAATGGCTTACAAGAGTGCCCAACTTCTAGGTCAGCAAGTGCAG AATCTGAAAGTAAGGATGGGTCGACGCCCAGTGAGCAG ATCAGTCCACAAGAAAAGCATTCAAAGCAACATAGAGCGTCAGGAGAACGAAAAGATCAACATCTGGAAAATGGTGGTTCTTTTACCCAATATGGTAACATCAAGCAGTTTGCAGATGCAAAGCACCCCTTTAGCAATTCATCCTGTCAACTCTTCTCCTCCTTGGATTTTCAGCGGAGCAAACTAAACGATGGACCTGATTCTGTGAATTACAGACAGACAAATATTCCTTATATGCATCTCAGCTATAGTGGTTCTTTGAATCAAGTTTCAATCTGTCCAACTGTGTCTAGTGCCAAATCTGAAAATAATGGCCAATCATCTTCAAAAAATGAGTCATCTTATGCATCAAATAAGGTACATTCGATAGACAGTTCTCATGGTCCTTTGTTTGAGGCTCCTGCTATTATAACAAATGAGAAGAGGGGAAAGCCACATCGCCGACAAGATACAGAAATCCCACTTAACAGGAATGTCAAACAAGCAAAAATTGATACTCGGATGGCATTCTGTGATCCAGTTACTATTCAAAAGCAGGTCTGTCAGTCTGAACAGGATGAAGGTCATAGTGAAGTTGAAGGAGTTAGTGTAGGAAATCCAGCAGAACTAGATTCTTCAAATGTAAGGGAGAGCTCTTgtgaattttctccttttgatgaAGTCTCGCTAGAAGCAACTAGTTTTCGGCGGCTTCAACAAGTCATGGAAAAG CTGGATATCAGGACAAAACTGTGCATACGGGATAGTTTGTATCGTTTGGCTAGGAGTGCCGAACAAAGGCATAATTGCACAAAAACAAAAAGTGGCATCAGTGATGGTAATGATGGAAGTGGTTCATCAGCGTCCGAAGAAACAAACAG GTGCACTGGGTTTATGGATATGGAAACTGACACAAACCCTATAGATAGATCCATAGCACACCTACTATTTCACAGGCCTTCAGATCCATCTCAAAGGCCAGTTACTGATACTGCATTGTTGAAGTCTCATGGCAAG ATTCATGGCTCTATCACGAATCCACCTCTGATGATGCCTGAAAAACACATTGGCCACGAAGAAACTGATGCCGGTTCAGATAAAAAAGTGCCAACAAACAGTAACAGCAGGTAA
- the LOC107898089 gene encoding peroxidase N1 has product MEDNCFNQTVFLVTLLLAIAASSVRGHSTRVGFYSSTCPRAESIIKSTVESHFKLDPTIAPGLLRMHFHDCFVRGCDASILIDGPNAEKTAPASQFLKGYKVIDDAKFQLECECPGVVSCADILALAARDSVVLTKGTSWAVPTGRRDGTVSNASDTDGNMPGFQDTIDVLKQKFAAKGLNTRDLVTLVGAHTIGTAACEVFSYRLYNFTSTGADPSINPAFVSHLQALCPQNRDGSRQIALDTGSADRFDTSFFANLREGKGILESDQRLWTDDLTKRFVQRFLEVRGSLGLSFNVEFGKSMVKMSNIEVKTGTMGEIRKVCSKVNEY; this is encoded by the exons ATGGAGGACAATTGTTTCAATCAAACAGTCTTCTTAGTTACCCTATTGCTAGCCATAGCTGCCAGCTCGGTGAGAGGCCATAGCACTCGAGTCGGGTTCTACTCGAGCACATGTCCTCGAGCTGAGTCCATCATAAAGTCGACCGTCGAATCTCATTTCAAGTTGGATCCGACTATAGCTCCGGGATTGCTCCGTATGCACTTCCATGACTGCTTCGTACGAGGATGCGATGCTTCCATCCTTATCGATGGGCCTAATGCTGAGAAAACCGCACCGGCAAGCCAGTTCTTGAAAGGATACAAAGTCATCGATGATGCCAAGTTTCAACTCGAATGTGAATGCCCCGGAGTTGTTTCGTGCGCCGATATTCTAGCCCTTGCTGCTCGTGATTCCGTAGTTCtg ACTAAGGGAACTAGTTGGGCAGTTCCTACAGGGCGTAGAGATGGAACAGTTTCAAATGCATCTGATACTGATGGCAATATGCCAGGCTTCCAGGATACCATAGATGTGCTAAAGCAAAAATTTGCAGCAAAGGGTCTCAACACTCGAGATCTTGTCACCCTTGTTG GAGCACACACAATCGGTACCGCTGCCTGCGAAGTCTTCAGCTACAGGCTTTACAACTTCACTTCAACAGGAGCCGATCCTTCGATAAATCCCGCATTCGTTTCCCACCTTCAAGCACTTTGCCCTCAGAACCGTGACGGGTCAAGGCAGATCGCACTCGACACTGGCAGCGCTGACAGATTCGACACTTCTTTCTTTGCAAACTTGAGGGAGGGCAAGGGAATACTTGAATCCGATCAAAGATTATGGACTGACGATTTGACCAAGAGATTTGTGCAACGTTTCTTGGAGGTTAGAGGGTCGCTTGGATTAAGCTTCAACGTTGAGTTTGGGAAATCCATGGTGAAGATGAGCAACATTGAAGTGAAGACTGGAACTATGGGAGAAATCCGCAAAGTTTGTTCTAAAGTTAACGAGTACTGA